The Linepithema humile isolate Giens D197 chromosome 2, Lhum_UNIL_v1.0, whole genome shotgun sequence genome has a segment encoding these proteins:
- the LOC105671609 gene encoding serine-rich adhesin for platelets isoform X2, which translates to MGKKGSKRKTRWRTLSIGAPPGEEDEEEGLRKDYVKNQEKDANTHTFDRNGQQSGYKPRRAGGSTSTSGGSTSGYASSGSRSHRDESTGSPSQPKIIFNEDEYTKITTPRQDVLFKKGYLSRKKPWTGNASTSATPSTTESQSASHSTADGSETTEDQQLLDRDSGTGEYPPMVEQQPGTQVGYGAFYDHASGYYYEYPVMLVGPAPVPAQVGPSVLATVPCAPVPIRPIEWINPAFVPKSSILASQPYCLMDYQTSQSTEPATIVEEQNGTIVTAEASSSVWNESGTGSASCSGSVAEEIEEQAEEAENATMEQHAMKEQLAEEQHPEQQHFDGQQHLENGMATVDPYLDPVLMQEPPMHIPHVMPAVPQPYMYPGHYMFGPPLVNVNGVTIQGGPLVRTMDVTGMTMACAKRRKKRKKRKQRRPTLGNTEDEEEGEYSSECDNDVSSSRLPWSECSTSTATTTTTASNRPLNPECQEFQLRPALQSRILSSPVSTTVVATVAEEAATSTTDTSDAPLCVETESASRETERMYDTSTVQSPTNQENATVRNSEDVVAETPLENAQSTAAGHKPKWSKNAEINGQAKHLIADAEATMTNETAEVRNSATTEHTENDVVSTSFNAQRESSESNSDDVKADLSKNNNRVSEESLANGKSDRGRYADVKEKSRSTNHHGDNTSEIDSTMTPVNDEGEEDAQRSRHCNNFVARATACVAPSKKYSKKGSKFVREPTPGPDLDDVAHHQDMENGRLVQQFEVVKLSDDMIADNKLDETSREATNEEEASRLRDGEDKIKTTSQYTTEGSNEDSGFESQARLPEYPITTAVTEWLRQANSPNLLVTSASTSVSETDNDEEMDAMPPKNLQGNPMPALSANSGVDTESRTASCGEFAKTNNNNNNNNNNNNNIRIDQMKADSTVTSIGRRKRDAKGTKRKTKAKRIDKQNRNVDGKAQSQLISCNRLEDFVTAVRNTSKKNVGNVCEFTQKDSVAGMRVALSSRINSKRVNARRMKTLRKINRDPIENIDIKMRRIDDLNGERSGEMDEEITVSVRTFEKGEIIVTEDGKLLPVSSYEPVSSTNRANYSATRAAAHVDVIDENVDTRNSSENDENGSTMIASSVSIEEPDVLECWEAETIEPVITPRRMLQSPGVLCEGEAAEEDNVEIERATMEHIEKYYRLARDGAGSAEEESSEISMSVISSRSRTVPNNPERTIEHFCSEEIPIIVPDRNRDVVTEDEKIPIDEAFEVYESYYSGKLPFLAFDSNLFKQRPLYGQHGEGPVPCRAVCCNIQ; encoded by the exons CTCCGCCCGGTGAGGAGGATGAGGAAGAGGGTTTGCGAAAGGATTACGTGAAGAATCAGGAGAAGGACGCGAACACGCATACCTTCGATCGGAATGGACAGCAGAGCGGTTACAAGCCGCGCCGTGCTGGCGGAAGTACCAGCACCAGCGGCGGCAGTACCAGCGGTTATGCAAGCAGCGGCTCCAGATCGCATCGGGACGAGAGTACGGGTTCACCGTCGCAACCGAAAATCATCTTCAACGAGGACGAATATACGAAGATCACGACGCCGCGGCAGGACGTGCTCTTCAAGAAGGGCTATCTCTCGCGCAAGAAGCCCTGGACTGGTAATGCGAGCACCAGTGCCACGCCGTCCACTACGGAGAGCCAGTCCGCGTCACATTCCACCGCAG ACGGCAGTGAGACTACGGAGGACCAGCAGTTGTTGGATAGGGACAGTGGAACGGGAGAATATCCGCCCATGGTAGAGCAGCAGCCAGGAACGCAAGTAGGATACGGAGCTTTTTACGATCACGCGAGCGGCTACTACTATGAATACCCGGTGATGCTGGTCGGGCCTGCGCCGGTACCTGCTCAAGTTGGACCAAGCGTTCTAGCGACCGTACCCTGCGCTCCAGTCCCTATAAGGCCGATTGAGTGGATTAATCCCGCCTTCGTGCCTAAATCATCCATACTTGCCAGTCAACCATATTGCTTAATGGACTATCAA acTAGTCAAAGTACGGAACCAGCTACGATAGTGGAGGAGCAAAACGGCACGATTGTGACAGCGGAAGCTTCCAGCAGTGTGTGGAACGAAAGCGGCACTGGAAGCGCCAGTTGCAGCGGCAGCGTGGCCGAGGAGATCGAGGAACAGGCCGAAGAGGCGGAGAACGCGACGATGGAGCAGCACGCGATGAAGGAGCAGCTCGCGGAGGAACAGCATCCGGAGCAGCAGCACTTCGACGGGCAGCAGCACTTGGAGAACGGCATGGCGACGGTCGATCCTTATCTGGATCCGGTGCTGATGCAGGAGCCGCCGATGCACATACCGCACGTGATGCCGGCCGTGCCGCAGCCATACATGTATCCCGGTCACTACATGTTCGGGCCGCCCTTGGTCAACGTTAATG GTGTTACCATCCAGGGCGGGCCGTTGGTGAGAACTATGGACGTAACCGGTATGACAATGGCGTGTGCCAAGcgaagaaagaagagaaagaaaagaaaacagagaAGACCTACTTTG GGTAACACCGAAGATGAGGAGGAAGGGGAGTACAGTTCCGAATGTGATAATGATGTATCGTCTTCCCGACTACCTTGGTCAGAGTGCTCGACCTCGACCGCGACTACAACGACGACGGCCTCGAATCGGCCGCTCAATCCCGAGTGCCAGGAATTTCAGTTACGGCCGGCCCTGCAATCTCGAATCCTCTCTAGTCCTGTTTCGACGACCGTCGTCGCCACCGTGGCCGAAGAGGCCGCAACGTCCACCACCGACACGTCGGACGCGCCACTCTGCGTCGAGACGGAATCCGCGAGTCGCGAGACCGAGAGGATGTATGACACATCGACCGTTCAAAGTCCAACGAACCAGGAGAATGCGACAGTCCGCAACTCGGAAGACGTCGTTGCGGAAACGCCATTGGAAAACGCTCAGTCGACTGCAGCTGGACACAAGCCAAAATGGAGCAAAAATGCAGAGATTAACGGTCAAGCGAAGCATCTAATCGCGGACGCGGAGGCGACGATGACGAACGAGACTGCGGAAGTGAGAAACAGCGCTACGACTGAACACACTGAGAACGACGTCGTTTCGACCAGCTTCAACGCGCAGCGTGAGTCATCTGAGAGTAATAGTGACGACGTCAAAGCGGATTTGTCGAAAAACAACAACCGCGTTTCTGAAGAGAGTTTAGCCAACGGCAAGTCGGACCGCGGACGTTATGCCGACGTAAAGGAGAAATCGAGATCGACGAATCATCACGGTGATAACACCTCCGAGATTGATTCGACAATGACGCCCGTCAACGACGAGGGGGAAGAGGATGCCCAACGGTCACGACactgtaataattttgttgcgcGAGCCACGGCATGTGTTGCGCCATCGAAGAAATATAGTAAGAAAGGTTCGAAATTCGTGAGGGAACCTACGCCCGGGCCGGATCTGGATGATGTGGCGCATCATCAGGACATGGAGAATGGAAGGCTCGTGCAGCAATTCGAAGTAGTGAAATTGTCGGACGACATGATCGCGGATAACAAGCTGGACGAGACAAGTCGGGAAGCGACGAATGAGGAGGAGGCGTCGAGGTTGCGCGACGGCGAGGACAAAATCAAAACGACGAGCCAGTATACGACCGAGGGTTCGAATGAGGATTCCGGATTCGAAAGTCAGGCTCGACTGCCCGAGTATCCTATTACGACCGCGGTGACGGAGTGGTTGCGTCAAGCGAATTCGCCCAACCTTCTCGTGACATCGGCGTCGACCTCGGTCAGCGAAACGGACAATGATGAGGAAATGGATGCAATGCCGCCAAAAAACTTGCAAGGCAACCCCATGCCTGCACTATCTGCTAATAGCGGCGTCGACACGGAGTCGCGCACAGCTAGCTGCGGCGAATTCGCAAAGACCAACAACaataacaacaacaacaacaacaacaacaacaacatcAGGATAGATCAGATGAAGGCTGATTCGACGGTAACATCGATCGGCAGGAGGAAGAGAGACGCGAAAGGcacgaaaagaaaaacgaaggCGAAGAGAATCGACAAGCAGAATAGGAATGTCGACGGGAAGGCGCAGAGTCAGTTGATTTCCTGCAATCGGCTGGAGGACTTCGTCACTGCCGTGAGAAACACGTCGAAGAAGAATGTTGGTAACGTTTGCGAATTTACTCAGAAGGATAGCGTTGCGGGTATGAGGGTTGCTTTAAGTTCTCGGATAAACTCGAAGAGAGTCAATGCAAGACGAATGAAGACACTGAGAAAAATCAACAGAGATCCCATCGAGAATATCGACATCAAGATGCGACGTATAGACGATCTAAATGGCGAGAGAAGCGGGGAGATGGACGAAGAGATTACGGTGAGCGTGCGAACGTTCGAGAAAGGAGAGATTATCGTCACCGAAGACGGCAAATTGCTACCGGTGTCCTCGTACGAGCCTGTCTCGTCGACCAATCGAGCTAATTATAGCGCGACGAGAGCGGCCGCTCACGTCGACGTGATCGACGAGAACGTCGACACGCGCAACAGCAGCGAGAATGACGAAAACGGCAGTACAATGATAGCGTCCTCGGTCAGTATAGAGGAACCAGACGTATTGGAGTGCTGGGAAGCGGAGACCATTGAACCTGTGATAACCCCGAGGAGGATGCTACAGAGCCCGGGGGTCCTGTGCGAGGGCGAGGCCGCGGAGGAGGACAACGTCGAGATCGAGAGGGCCACGATGGAGCACATAGAAAAATACTACAGACTGGCGCGCGACGGCGCCGGGAGCGCGGAGGAGGAGTCGAGCGAGATCAGCATGTCGGTAATTTCATCGAGATCGAGAACAGTGCCAAATAATCCGGAGAGAACGATCGAGCATTTCTGCAGCGAGGAGATCCCGATTATCGTGCCGGATAGGAATCGGGACGTTGTTACGGAAGACGAGAAGATACCCATCGACGAGGCGTTTGAAGTATACGAGAGCTATTACAGCGGCAAATTGCCGTTCCTGGCGTTCGACTCGAATTTGTTCAAGCAACGGCCTTTGTACGGCCAGCACGGCGAAGGTCCGGTGCCGTGCAGAGCGGTGTGCTGTAACATACAATAG
- the LOC105671609 gene encoding serine-rich adhesin for platelets isoform X1 translates to MQWRRQKKITRVIGSSNHVLLLARYQDAPPGEEDEEEGLRKDYVKNQEKDANTHTFDRNGQQSGYKPRRAGGSTSTSGGSTSGYASSGSRSHRDESTGSPSQPKIIFNEDEYTKITTPRQDVLFKKGYLSRKKPWTGNASTSATPSTTESQSASHSTADGSETTEDQQLLDRDSGTGEYPPMVEQQPGTQVGYGAFYDHASGYYYEYPVMLVGPAPVPAQVGPSVLATVPCAPVPIRPIEWINPAFVPKSSILASQPYCLMDYQTSQSTEPATIVEEQNGTIVTAEASSSVWNESGTGSASCSGSVAEEIEEQAEEAENATMEQHAMKEQLAEEQHPEQQHFDGQQHLENGMATVDPYLDPVLMQEPPMHIPHVMPAVPQPYMYPGHYMFGPPLVNVNGVTIQGGPLVRTMDVTGMTMACAKRRKKRKKRKQRRPTLGNTEDEEEGEYSSECDNDVSSSRLPWSECSTSTATTTTTASNRPLNPECQEFQLRPALQSRILSSPVSTTVVATVAEEAATSTTDTSDAPLCVETESASRETERMYDTSTVQSPTNQENATVRNSEDVVAETPLENAQSTAAGHKPKWSKNAEINGQAKHLIADAEATMTNETAEVRNSATTEHTENDVVSTSFNAQRESSESNSDDVKADLSKNNNRVSEESLANGKSDRGRYADVKEKSRSTNHHGDNTSEIDSTMTPVNDEGEEDAQRSRHCNNFVARATACVAPSKKYSKKGSKFVREPTPGPDLDDVAHHQDMENGRLVQQFEVVKLSDDMIADNKLDETSREATNEEEASRLRDGEDKIKTTSQYTTEGSNEDSGFESQARLPEYPITTAVTEWLRQANSPNLLVTSASTSVSETDNDEEMDAMPPKNLQGNPMPALSANSGVDTESRTASCGEFAKTNNNNNNNNNNNNNIRIDQMKADSTVTSIGRRKRDAKGTKRKTKAKRIDKQNRNVDGKAQSQLISCNRLEDFVTAVRNTSKKNVGNVCEFTQKDSVAGMRVALSSRINSKRVNARRMKTLRKINRDPIENIDIKMRRIDDLNGERSGEMDEEITVSVRTFEKGEIIVTEDGKLLPVSSYEPVSSTNRANYSATRAAAHVDVIDENVDTRNSSENDENGSTMIASSVSIEEPDVLECWEAETIEPVITPRRMLQSPGVLCEGEAAEEDNVEIERATMEHIEKYYRLARDGAGSAEEESSEISMSVISSRSRTVPNNPERTIEHFCSEEIPIIVPDRNRDVVTEDEKIPIDEAFEVYESYYSGKLPFLAFDSNLFKQRPLYGQHGEGPVPCRAVCCNIQ, encoded by the exons ATGCAGTGGCGTCGGCAGAAGAAGATCACACGTGTGATTGGTTCCTCGAACCATGTGCTGCTCTTAGCGAGGTACCAAGATG CTCCGCCCGGTGAGGAGGATGAGGAAGAGGGTTTGCGAAAGGATTACGTGAAGAATCAGGAGAAGGACGCGAACACGCATACCTTCGATCGGAATGGACAGCAGAGCGGTTACAAGCCGCGCCGTGCTGGCGGAAGTACCAGCACCAGCGGCGGCAGTACCAGCGGTTATGCAAGCAGCGGCTCCAGATCGCATCGGGACGAGAGTACGGGTTCACCGTCGCAACCGAAAATCATCTTCAACGAGGACGAATATACGAAGATCACGACGCCGCGGCAGGACGTGCTCTTCAAGAAGGGCTATCTCTCGCGCAAGAAGCCCTGGACTGGTAATGCGAGCACCAGTGCCACGCCGTCCACTACGGAGAGCCAGTCCGCGTCACATTCCACCGCAG ACGGCAGTGAGACTACGGAGGACCAGCAGTTGTTGGATAGGGACAGTGGAACGGGAGAATATCCGCCCATGGTAGAGCAGCAGCCAGGAACGCAAGTAGGATACGGAGCTTTTTACGATCACGCGAGCGGCTACTACTATGAATACCCGGTGATGCTGGTCGGGCCTGCGCCGGTACCTGCTCAAGTTGGACCAAGCGTTCTAGCGACCGTACCCTGCGCTCCAGTCCCTATAAGGCCGATTGAGTGGATTAATCCCGCCTTCGTGCCTAAATCATCCATACTTGCCAGTCAACCATATTGCTTAATGGACTATCAA acTAGTCAAAGTACGGAACCAGCTACGATAGTGGAGGAGCAAAACGGCACGATTGTGACAGCGGAAGCTTCCAGCAGTGTGTGGAACGAAAGCGGCACTGGAAGCGCCAGTTGCAGCGGCAGCGTGGCCGAGGAGATCGAGGAACAGGCCGAAGAGGCGGAGAACGCGACGATGGAGCAGCACGCGATGAAGGAGCAGCTCGCGGAGGAACAGCATCCGGAGCAGCAGCACTTCGACGGGCAGCAGCACTTGGAGAACGGCATGGCGACGGTCGATCCTTATCTGGATCCGGTGCTGATGCAGGAGCCGCCGATGCACATACCGCACGTGATGCCGGCCGTGCCGCAGCCATACATGTATCCCGGTCACTACATGTTCGGGCCGCCCTTGGTCAACGTTAATG GTGTTACCATCCAGGGCGGGCCGTTGGTGAGAACTATGGACGTAACCGGTATGACAATGGCGTGTGCCAAGcgaagaaagaagagaaagaaaagaaaacagagaAGACCTACTTTG GGTAACACCGAAGATGAGGAGGAAGGGGAGTACAGTTCCGAATGTGATAATGATGTATCGTCTTCCCGACTACCTTGGTCAGAGTGCTCGACCTCGACCGCGACTACAACGACGACGGCCTCGAATCGGCCGCTCAATCCCGAGTGCCAGGAATTTCAGTTACGGCCGGCCCTGCAATCTCGAATCCTCTCTAGTCCTGTTTCGACGACCGTCGTCGCCACCGTGGCCGAAGAGGCCGCAACGTCCACCACCGACACGTCGGACGCGCCACTCTGCGTCGAGACGGAATCCGCGAGTCGCGAGACCGAGAGGATGTATGACACATCGACCGTTCAAAGTCCAACGAACCAGGAGAATGCGACAGTCCGCAACTCGGAAGACGTCGTTGCGGAAACGCCATTGGAAAACGCTCAGTCGACTGCAGCTGGACACAAGCCAAAATGGAGCAAAAATGCAGAGATTAACGGTCAAGCGAAGCATCTAATCGCGGACGCGGAGGCGACGATGACGAACGAGACTGCGGAAGTGAGAAACAGCGCTACGACTGAACACACTGAGAACGACGTCGTTTCGACCAGCTTCAACGCGCAGCGTGAGTCATCTGAGAGTAATAGTGACGACGTCAAAGCGGATTTGTCGAAAAACAACAACCGCGTTTCTGAAGAGAGTTTAGCCAACGGCAAGTCGGACCGCGGACGTTATGCCGACGTAAAGGAGAAATCGAGATCGACGAATCATCACGGTGATAACACCTCCGAGATTGATTCGACAATGACGCCCGTCAACGACGAGGGGGAAGAGGATGCCCAACGGTCACGACactgtaataattttgttgcgcGAGCCACGGCATGTGTTGCGCCATCGAAGAAATATAGTAAGAAAGGTTCGAAATTCGTGAGGGAACCTACGCCCGGGCCGGATCTGGATGATGTGGCGCATCATCAGGACATGGAGAATGGAAGGCTCGTGCAGCAATTCGAAGTAGTGAAATTGTCGGACGACATGATCGCGGATAACAAGCTGGACGAGACAAGTCGGGAAGCGACGAATGAGGAGGAGGCGTCGAGGTTGCGCGACGGCGAGGACAAAATCAAAACGACGAGCCAGTATACGACCGAGGGTTCGAATGAGGATTCCGGATTCGAAAGTCAGGCTCGACTGCCCGAGTATCCTATTACGACCGCGGTGACGGAGTGGTTGCGTCAAGCGAATTCGCCCAACCTTCTCGTGACATCGGCGTCGACCTCGGTCAGCGAAACGGACAATGATGAGGAAATGGATGCAATGCCGCCAAAAAACTTGCAAGGCAACCCCATGCCTGCACTATCTGCTAATAGCGGCGTCGACACGGAGTCGCGCACAGCTAGCTGCGGCGAATTCGCAAAGACCAACAACaataacaacaacaacaacaacaacaacaacaacatcAGGATAGATCAGATGAAGGCTGATTCGACGGTAACATCGATCGGCAGGAGGAAGAGAGACGCGAAAGGcacgaaaagaaaaacgaaggCGAAGAGAATCGACAAGCAGAATAGGAATGTCGACGGGAAGGCGCAGAGTCAGTTGATTTCCTGCAATCGGCTGGAGGACTTCGTCACTGCCGTGAGAAACACGTCGAAGAAGAATGTTGGTAACGTTTGCGAATTTACTCAGAAGGATAGCGTTGCGGGTATGAGGGTTGCTTTAAGTTCTCGGATAAACTCGAAGAGAGTCAATGCAAGACGAATGAAGACACTGAGAAAAATCAACAGAGATCCCATCGAGAATATCGACATCAAGATGCGACGTATAGACGATCTAAATGGCGAGAGAAGCGGGGAGATGGACGAAGAGATTACGGTGAGCGTGCGAACGTTCGAGAAAGGAGAGATTATCGTCACCGAAGACGGCAAATTGCTACCGGTGTCCTCGTACGAGCCTGTCTCGTCGACCAATCGAGCTAATTATAGCGCGACGAGAGCGGCCGCTCACGTCGACGTGATCGACGAGAACGTCGACACGCGCAACAGCAGCGAGAATGACGAAAACGGCAGTACAATGATAGCGTCCTCGGTCAGTATAGAGGAACCAGACGTATTGGAGTGCTGGGAAGCGGAGACCATTGAACCTGTGATAACCCCGAGGAGGATGCTACAGAGCCCGGGGGTCCTGTGCGAGGGCGAGGCCGCGGAGGAGGACAACGTCGAGATCGAGAGGGCCACGATGGAGCACATAGAAAAATACTACAGACTGGCGCGCGACGGCGCCGGGAGCGCGGAGGAGGAGTCGAGCGAGATCAGCATGTCGGTAATTTCATCGAGATCGAGAACAGTGCCAAATAATCCGGAGAGAACGATCGAGCATTTCTGCAGCGAGGAGATCCCGATTATCGTGCCGGATAGGAATCGGGACGTTGTTACGGAAGACGAGAAGATACCCATCGACGAGGCGTTTGAAGTATACGAGAGCTATTACAGCGGCAAATTGCCGTTCCTGGCGTTCGACTCGAATTTGTTCAAGCAACGGCCTTTGTACGGCCAGCACGGCGAAGGTCCGGTGCCGTGCAGAGCGGTGTGCTGTAACATACAATAG